The proteins below are encoded in one region of Oncorhynchus nerka isolate Pitt River linkage group LG15, Oner_Uvic_2.0, whole genome shotgun sequence:
- the LOC115143679 gene encoding protein unc-119 homolog B-like, with protein MSGAKARIDPPVAAENVSSAGHSSATPARERKPSGGVLKRLKSRRSQVDSRPVTEDHLRTQVGHVTPEEVLGLRVATRGYLCKPEDNIFDIDFIRFKIRDLETETVLFEIAKPPHTEEDEENGEGDMSAGRFVRYQFTAAFLQLRTVGATVEFTVGTRPLNSFRMIERHYFREHLLKSFDFDFGFCIPNSRNTCEHIYEFPQLPESLVCQMVEHPYETRSDSFYFVDNRLVMHNKADYAYNGGRH; from the exons ATGAGCGGAGCTAAAGCCCGCATCGACCCGCCTGTTGCTGCTGAGAATGTCTCGAGCGCCGGGCACAGTTCTGCGACTCCTGCGCGGGAGCGCAAGCCAAGTGGAGGGGTTCTGAAGAGACTCAAGTCTCGGCGAAGCCAGGTTGATAGTAGGCCCGTCACAGAAGACCATCTGCGGACACAAGTTGGCCACGTCACCCCTGAAGAGGTCCTAGGATTGCGGGTTGCTACACGGG GGTACCTGTGTAAACCAGAGGACAACATCTTCGACATAGATTTCATTCGCTTTAAAATCAGAGACCTGGAGACAGAGACTGTGTTGTTTGAAATTGCCAAACCACCTCATACGG AGGAAGacgaggagaatggagagggagaCATGAGTGCAGGACGTTTCGTACGCTACCAGTTCACAGCAGCATTCCTACAACTGAGGACAGTGGGAGCCAC AGTGGAGTTTACAGTTGGCACCCGGCCTCTGAACAGCTTCAGGATGATTGAGAGGCACTACTTCAGGGAACACCTCCTGAAGAGCTTTGACTTTGACTTCGGCTTCTGTATCCCAAACAGCCGCAATACTTGCGAACACATCTACGAGTTCCCTCAGCTGCCCGAGAGCTTGG TTTGTCAGATGGTGGAACATCCCTATGAGACGAGGTCAGACAGCTTCTACTTTGTTGACAACAGACTGGTCATGCACAACAAGGCAGACTACGCTTATAACGGGGGCAggcattga